Proteins encoded together in one Benincasa hispida cultivar B227 chromosome 1, ASM972705v1, whole genome shotgun sequence window:
- the LOC120091617 gene encoding protein MAK16 homolog isoform X2, translating to MQHDEVIWQVIRHNHCSFMAKITTGKFCRNPYNVTGICNRSSCPLANSRYATIRDHDGVFYLYMKTIERAHKPNELWERVKLPRNYEKALEIIDKHLMYWPKILVHKTKQRLTKMTQMRIRMRKLALKTREKIMTTPRKEIKREARREQKAEKAALLDKSIEKELLERLKKGVYGDIYNYPVEAYNEVLEMEELQAASEEEEEPEIEYVEGYEELEEEEDMEDFGGLAIHNPEADEDSDGLDEDLEDIDIPHKRGKKESTTSLRKLEKDARAKLKKKARVIVEVENEEADERQTTVH from the exons ATGCAGCACGACGAAGTAATATGGCAGGTCATCCGCCACAATCACTGCAGTTTCATGGCCAA GATTACAACTGGGAAATTCTGTAGAAACCCTTACAATGTTACTGGGATATGTAATCGGAGTTCATGTCCTTTGGCTAACAGTCGCTATGCTACTATTCGTGACCATGATG GAGTTTTCTATCTTTATATGAAAACAATTGAAAGAGCTCATAAGCCAAATGAGTTGTGGGAAAGAGTTAAGTTGCCCAGAAATTATGAGAAGGCACTGGAAATTATAGATAAACATCTG ATGTATTGGCCTAAGATACTTGTACACAAGACAAAGCAACGATTGACTAAAATGACCCAAATGCGGATTCGAATGAGGAAGCTTGCTTTGAAAACAAG GGAGAAAATAATGACAACACCCAGGAAGGAGATTAAAAGAGAAGCCAGGAGGGAGCAGAAGGCTGAGAAAGCAGCATTgttggataag AGCATTGAAAAGGAACTACTGGAACGTCTTAAAAAAGGAGTGTATGGTGATATATACAACTATCCTGTCGAAGCATATAACGAAGTTCTTGAAATGGAAGAATTGCAGGCTGCCAGTGAAGAGGAGGAG GAACCTGAAATTGAATATGTTGAAGGGTATgaagaattagaagaagaagaagatatggAAGATTTTGGCGGTCTTGCAATCCATAATCCAGAAGCAGATGAAGATAGTG ATGGACTAGATGAAGACCTTGAAGACATAGACATTCCTCACAAGAGAGGAAAAAAGGAGTCTACTACTTCTTTGAGGAAGCTCGAGAAAGATGCCCGTGCCAAACTGAAGAAGAAAGCGAGGGTTATAGTTGAG GTTGAGAATGAAGAAGCTGATGAGCGGCAAACAACAGTCCATTAG
- the LOC120091617 gene encoding protein MAK16 homolog isoform X1, with product MQHDEVIWQVIRHNHCSFMAKITTGKFCRNPYNVTGICNRSSCPLANSRYATIRDHDGVFYLYMKTIERAHKPNELWERVKLPRNYEKALEIIDKHLMYWPKILVHKTKQRLTKMTQMRIRMRKLALKTREKIMTTPRKEIKREARREQKAEKAALLDKSIEKELLERLKKGVYGDIYNYPVEAYNEVLEMEELQAASEEEEEPEIEYVEGYEELEEEEDMEDFGGLAIHNPEADEDSGNADGLDEDLEDIDIPHKRGKKESTTSLRKLEKDARAKLKKKARVIVEVENEEADERQTTVH from the exons ATGCAGCACGACGAAGTAATATGGCAGGTCATCCGCCACAATCACTGCAGTTTCATGGCCAA GATTACAACTGGGAAATTCTGTAGAAACCCTTACAATGTTACTGGGATATGTAATCGGAGTTCATGTCCTTTGGCTAACAGTCGCTATGCTACTATTCGTGACCATGATG GAGTTTTCTATCTTTATATGAAAACAATTGAAAGAGCTCATAAGCCAAATGAGTTGTGGGAAAGAGTTAAGTTGCCCAGAAATTATGAGAAGGCACTGGAAATTATAGATAAACATCTG ATGTATTGGCCTAAGATACTTGTACACAAGACAAAGCAACGATTGACTAAAATGACCCAAATGCGGATTCGAATGAGGAAGCTTGCTTTGAAAACAAG GGAGAAAATAATGACAACACCCAGGAAGGAGATTAAAAGAGAAGCCAGGAGGGAGCAGAAGGCTGAGAAAGCAGCATTgttggataag AGCATTGAAAAGGAACTACTGGAACGTCTTAAAAAAGGAGTGTATGGTGATATATACAACTATCCTGTCGAAGCATATAACGAAGTTCTTGAAATGGAAGAATTGCAGGCTGCCAGTGAAGAGGAGGAG GAACCTGAAATTGAATATGTTGAAGGGTATgaagaattagaagaagaagaagatatggAAGATTTTGGCGGTCTTGCAATCCATAATCCAGAAGCAGATGAAGATAGTGGTAATGCAG ATGGACTAGATGAAGACCTTGAAGACATAGACATTCCTCACAAGAGAGGAAAAAAGGAGTCTACTACTTCTTTGAGGAAGCTCGAGAAAGATGCCCGTGCCAAACTGAAGAAGAAAGCGAGGGTTATAGTTGAG GTTGAGAATGAAGAAGCTGATGAGCGGCAAACAACAGTCCATTAG
- the LOC120090946 gene encoding uncharacterized protein LOC120090946, which produces MEIKHKGKIHPSPSSSPPSSSSSVFKLLPTAILALVSLLSLDDREVLAYMIARSIQSSAFTSTRVSRKKSTRKASINGGNGNVTTTTTTTTYHKTPMFSCDCFYCYTAYWCRWDSSPNRELIHQAIEAFEDHLTNGEKPKKNNGRGKRRDRIGRQETGKTLPVIQCPPPVADECVDVPLLTERGPTVEAEGSPVKEVEESGPVEEVGGGGDHEKGLGTKVLPDVLGFLNSRLWSLWSPNL; this is translated from the coding sequence ATGGAGATTAAGCACAAAGGTAAAATACACCCATCGCCGTCGTCCTCACCGCCGTCATCTTCCTCCTCAGTCTTCAAGCTTCTTCCCACCGCCATTTTGGCCCTAGTTTCACTCCTCTCTCTCGACGACCGCGAAGTCCTGGCTTACATGATCGCCAGGTCCATCCAATCCTCCGCATTCACTTCCACTCGCGTTTCTAGGAAGAAATCCACTAGAAAAGCTTCAATCAATGGCGGAAACGGTAATgttactactactactactactactacttaTCACAAAACTCCTATGTTTAGTTGCGATTGCTTCTACTGCTACACTGCCTACTGGTGCCGCTGGGACTCCTCTCCTAATCGCGAACTAATCCACCAAGCGATCGAGGCGTTTGAAGATCACTTGACGAACGGCGAGAAGCCGAAGAAGAACAATGGCAGAGGCAAGAGAAGAGATAGAATCGGCCGCCAAGAAACTGGTAAGACTCTGCCTGTTATTCAATGTCCGCCGCCGGTTGCCGATGAGTGCGTCGACGTTCCGTTATTGACGGAGCGTGGACCCACGGTGGAAGCGGAAGGAAGTCCGGTGAAGGAAGTCGAAGAGAGCGGTCCGGTGGAGGAGGTAGGCGGCGGCGGGGACCATGAGAAGGGTTTGGGGACGAAGGTACTGCCGGACGTGTTGGGGTTTTTAAATTCGCGTTTGTGGAGTCTGTGGAGTCCGAATCTTTAA